In a genomic window of Phaeodactylum tricornutum CCAP 1055/1 chromosome 6, whole genome shotgun sequence:
- a CDS encoding predicted protein → MYIGNLSFYTVPETLQELFEEFGTVIDCYMPEDPETGSARGFGFVTMDKEAAQRAIEEIDGCELDGRIIRVNEAQPKGSRPARR, encoded by the coding sequence ATGTACATTGGTAATCTTTCTTTCTACACCGTCCCAGAGACGCTGCAGGAGCTGTTTGAAGAATTCGGCACCGTGATCGATTGCTACATGCCGGAAGACCCGGAAACCGGCAGCGCTCGGGGTTTCGGATTCGTTACCATGGACAAGGAAGCCGCGCAACGTGCGATCGAGGAAATTGATGGCTGCGAGCTGGACGGACGCATCATCCGAGTCAATGAAGCACAGCCCAAGGGCAGCCGACCCGCACGTCGT
- a CDS encoding predicted protein, which yields MSLPDAQVEVSTASSADTALFGSLNATIADHLSSQVDETLAIGVATLPLLQSQPSRAETLHAMLRRCYWKNVDVFEVYCDRNVFTTNMFPIERRTAIAELYTQAQRENTSADTILQEAFAQTVEEATTSPTDAPRKVESAVPVPSEQDVQDLHKELASLRLRLRDAHRRKLQVTQSIKELDVANHLANLANETLQVCPNPDGSPALGLDQVHQTVTATLVGTERLTTLQGKGLDVIQEMERKTRERGPEEEPEDTVDLMLASGTINRHHKKPKTLTERYAQEQAEMGTHRTAVRAILGDSNNH from the coding sequence ATGTCGCTACCAGATGCACAGGTAGAAGTATCCACGGCGTCGAGTGCGGACACTGCGTTGTTTGGATCACTCAATGCGACAATCGCCGATCACTTGAGTAGTCAGGTCGACGAGACTCTCGCCATTGGTGTGGCTACCTTACCTCTCTTGCAGAGTCAACCGTCGCGAGCCGAAACTCTCCACGCAATGCTACGAAGATGCTACTGGAAGAACGTTGACGTCTTCGAAGTCTACTGCGATCGTAACGTGTTTACCACGAACATGTTTCCTATCGAACGCCGCACCGCGATTGCTGAGCTCTACACGCAAGCCCAGCGGGAGAACACCAGTGCTGATACGATTCTGCAGGAAGCCTTCGCCCAGACTGTAGAAGAAGCGACAACTTCGCCAACCGATGCGCCCCGAAAGGTCGAGTCCGCCGTGCCAGTTCCTTCCGAACAAGATGTACAGGATCTCCACAAAGAACTAGCGTCTCTACGCCTCCGGCTCCGCGACGCCCACCGTCGCAAGCTCCAAGTGACGCAGTCGATCAAAGAGCTCGACGTCGCCAATCACTTGGCGAAtcttgccaacgaaacatTACAGGTCTGCCCCAACCCCGACGGCTCCCCTGCACTCGGTCTGGATCAGGTACACCAGACGGTTACGGCCACGCTCGTGGGCACGGAAAGGTTGACCACTTTACAAggaaaaggccttgatgTCATCCAAGAGATGGAACGCAAAACACGGGAACGTGGACCGGAAGAGGAGCCCGAGGACACGGTGGACCTCATGCTCGCGTCCGGTACCATCAATCGTCACCATAAGAAGCCCAAGACACTGACCGAACGGTACGCACAGGAACAGGCGGAAATGGGGACGCATCGGACCGCGGTACGGGCCATTTTGGGAGATAGCAATAATCATTGA
- the 6PGDH gene encoding 6-phosphogluconate dehydrogenase (putative splice variant of Protein ID 45333, Phatr2/chr_6:869375-871507, no targeting presequence predicted at N-terminus, supported by majority of ESTs~Alternative splicing variant 2) encodes MSCDIGLYGLAVMGQNFALNMASHGFTVAVCNRSPSKVDTTVQRAKDEGDLPLIGTKSPEEFISKLSKPRKVVILVQAGKPVDLTIEAISEFMEEGDVIIDGGNEWFPNQIRRHEELEKKGIMFIGMGISGGEEGARNGPSLMPGGPRKAYDLIEPIIMKCAAKAGDPEEPCTGYCGPIGAGNYVKMVHNGIEYGDMQLIGEVYDILKNIVGMGNDEMATLFEDWNSGDLESYLIEITAKILARKDDLTDDGYVVDKILDKTGMKGTGRWTVQEAAEQSVAAPLIAASLDSRYISGRKEERVAASKVLQGPSNEMPQVDKDQILSDLQQALYCAKVTSYAQGMGIIQAASDKNEWDVDLSLCAKMWRGGCIIRASLLSKITAAFEKNKDLQNLLVDETFAEEINARQMAWRRVVSLGVASGIATPALSAALSYFDQYRRDRLPANLIQAQRDFFGGHTYNRVDRDGTFHCLWDETHKDIGDLTGRTAGEL; translated from the exons ATGAGCTGCGATATTGGTCTTTACGGTCTTGCTGTCATGGGACAGAATTTTGCGCTCAATATG GCGTCGCACGGGTTCACCGTTGCCGTTTGCAACCGCTCGCCCTCCAAAGTCGATACGACGGTCCAACGCGCCAAGGACGAAGGCGATTTGCCCTTGATCGGTACCAAATCTCCCGAAGAATTTATTTCCAAACTCAGCAAGCCTCGGAAAGTCGTCATTCTCGTCCAAGCCGGAAAACCTGTCGATTTGACCATCGAAGCGATCAGCGAATTCATGGAAGAAGGGGATGTCATTATTGACGGAGGCAACGAATGGTTCCCGAATCAGATTCGTCGTcacgaagaattggaaaagaaggGTATCATGTTCATCGGCATGGGAATTTCTGGTGGCGAAGAAGGAGCCCGCAACGGACCTTCTCTCATGCCTGGCGGTCCCCGAAAGGCGTACGACTTGATTGAACCCATCATCATGAAGTGTGCCGCCAAGGCTGGGGATCCGGAAGAACCCTGCACGGGTTATTGCGGACCAATCGGAGCGGGCAATTACGTCAAAATGGTGCACAACGGTATCGAATACGGCGACATGCAGTTGATTGGAGAGGTCTACGATATTCTAAAG AATATTGTCGGTATGGGCAACGATGAAATGGCCACACTCTTTGAAGACTGGAACTCTGGTGATCTCGAGTCGTACCTCATTGAAATCACGGCCAAGATTTTGGCTCGCAAGGACGATTTGACCGACGACGGATACGTGGTGGACAAGATTCTTGACAAGACAGGAATGAAAGGTACTGGCCGTTGGACGGTACAAGAAGCTGCCGAACAGAGTGTTGCAGCCCCTCTCATTGCAGCTTCCCTCGATAGTCGCTACATTTCCGGCCGCAAGGAAGAACGTGTCGCTGCCAGCAAAGTCCTCCAGGGACCATCCAACGAAATGCCGCAAGTCGACAAGGATCAAATCTTGTCGGATCTGCAGCAAGCGTTGTACTGCGCCAAGGTAACTTCGTATGCGCAGGGAATGGGAATCATCCAGGCCGCGTCCGACAAGAACGAGTGGGACGTCGACCTCTCCCTCTGTGCCAAAATGTGGCGTGGAGGCTGCATCATTCGCGCGAGCTTGTTGAGCAAGATCACGGCCGCCTTTGAAAAGAACAAGGACTTGCAGAATTTGTTGGTGGACGAAACGTTTGCTGAAGAAATCAACGCAAGGCAGATGGCTTGGCGCCGCGTGGTTTCTTTGGGCGTCGCTAGCGGTATCGCTACCCCGGCCTTGTCCGCTGCTCTTTCCTACTTTGACCAGTACCGTCGTGATCGCTTGCCGGCCAACCTGATTCAAGCGCAGCGCGATTTCTTTGGCGGACACACTTACAATCGTGTCGATCGTGATGGCACTTTTCATTGCTTGTGGGACGAAACGCACAAGGATATTGGTGATTTGACGGGCCGCACCGCGGGTGAGCTCTAG
- a CDS encoding predicted protein — protein sequence MARFLLVLLGYSLVVPSVAFRASVVSRRTVRGADVSLGAASRRSFLVTNAAAAAAVSGWGLWTAPAAQAVGPVKITLEALSYQARPCPPDKPIPGQMAMKGMRGLCVTVEAKLKDAAPKDLEKVGVYGFITDASTGNSVLANNPDLSTDAGQFAMVESVTPKDKKILFEFVAAVPSDKDLSQYEDGIGPLDFESLRIISYPGGQQYGAINPCEMNEFSEECEVWEQENGSYQKAEFMVKSNPRTKGG from the coding sequence ATGGCACGGTTCCTTCTAGTACTACTGGGTTATAGTCTCGTGGTTCCATCCGTAGCATTCCGCGCATCGGTAGTCTCCCGACGGACCGTTCGCGGCGCCGACGTGTCGCTCGGGGCCGCTTCGCGTCGATCCTTTCTCGtcaccaacgccgccgcggcggcggcagTGTCTGGTTGGGGTTTGTGGACTGCACCAGCAGCACAAGCTGTCGGCCCCGTCAAGATTACGCTGGAAGCCTTGTCGTACCAGGCCCGTCCGTGCCCACCGGACAAACCCATTCCGGGACAAATGGCCATGAAGGGCATGCGGGGACTCTGTGTCACGGTGGAAGCGAAGCTTAAGGATGCGGCGCccaaggatttggaaaaagtcggTGTCTACGGATTCATCACCGACGCGAGTACCGGGAATTCTGTACTCGCCAACAACCCCGATCTGTCCACCGATGCTGGACAGTTCGCCATGGTGGAATCCGTCACCCCCAAGGATAAGAAAATCCTTTTTGAATTCGTCGCCGCCGTACCATCGGACAAAGATCTCTCCCAATACGAAGACGGCATTGGACCTTTGGATTTTGAGAGTCTCCGCATCATCAGTTATCCCGGAGGGCAGCAGTACGGAGCTATTAATCCCTGTGAAATGAACGAATTCAGTGAGGAATGCGAAGTGTGGGAGCAGGAGAACGGTAGTTACCAAAAGGCAGAATTTATGGTGAAGAGTAACCCACGTACCAAGGGTGGTTAA
- a CDS encoding predicted protein produces the protein MTEASSENAGDAPANANTGCVGPTSETAGKASACDGCPNQSACSTGAFSSPEAVAKAEAEVEALNRSLSNVSHVILVLSGKGGVGKSTVAAQLSHTLSNQGYAVGLLDVDLCGPSAPRMVLGDACTSQTIHKSGSGAWTPVYASANLAVMSISFMLQDTNQAVVWRGPRKNALIQQFLTEVDWTGDTDGLDYLIIDTPPGTSDEHISTVQYLQKASAVSGAVVVTTPEEVSLADVRKELSFCRKTDVPVLGIIENMGSYQTRLSQMEFSKDGQDCTAQMLAVLREKCPEVLDCVAASNLFSVNAGGAEQMATDYGVPFMGRLPLDPDLLKACEQGKSFVQTHPNANAAVALKQFARQLNKVLPVNMDE, from the coding sequence ATGACGGAGGCATCGAGTGAGAATGCGGGTGACGCTCCGGCCAACGCCAACACGGGCTGCGTTGGGCCCACATCGGAAACGGCCGGCAAGGCTTCGGCGTGCGACGGTTGTCCCAATCAGAGCGCGTGCTCAACGGGGGCCTTTTCCTCCCCCGAAGCTGTTGCCAAGGCGGAAGCGGAAGTGGAAGCACTCAATCGAAGTCTTTCCAACGTGTCGCACGTGATTTTGGTCCTTTCCGGTAAAGGTGGTGTGGGCAAGAGTACGGTAGCGGCCCAGCTGTCGCACACGCTGTCCAACCAAGGCTACGCCGTGGGGTTGCTGGATGTGGACTTGTGCGGACCGTCGGCGCCGCGGATGGTTCTGGGCGACGCGTGTACGTCACAAACGATACACAAGTCGGGATCGGGTGCGTGGACTCCCGTGTACGCCAGCGCAAACCTCGCCGTCATGAGTATTTCATTCATGTTGCAGGATACCAATCAGGCTGTTGTCTGGCGGGGTCCGCGCAAAAACGCGCTAATTCAGCAATTTCTGACGGAAGTAGACTGGACGGGAGACACGGACGGACTCGATTATCTCATCATTGATACACCGCCCGGTACCAGTGACGAGCACATTTCTACGGTCCAGTACTTGCAAAAGGCTTCCGCTGTAAGTGGGGCCGTTGTCGTGACCACGCCGGAGGAAGTCAGCTTGGCCGACGTCCGTAAAGAACTCAGTTTCTGTCGCAAAACGGATGTCCCCGTTCTAGGCATCATTGAGAACATGGGATCCTATCAGACACGACTCTCACAAATGGAATTTTCCAAAGACGGACAGGATTGCACGGCGCAGATGCTCGCCGTTTTGCGAGAAAAATGTCCGGAAGTACTGGATTGCGTTGCAGCTTCAAACTTGTTTTCGGTCAATGCGGGGGGAGCCGAACAGATGGCCACAGATTACGGTGTTCCTTTCATGGGACGGTTACCCCTTGATCCTGATTTGCTCAAGGCTTGCGAACAAGGCAAGTCCTTCGTACAAACACACCCCAATGCGAACGCCGCCGTGGCTCTGAAACAATTTGCTCGTCAGCTCAACAAGGTTCTTCCGGTCAATATGGATGAGTAA
- a CDS encoding predicted protein, whose product MNLSTRQTALLLAVLTTTTDAFAPSRSATATFRAIVTSPKFGIVPKVPLRSAPVLKSADTDDEEIERLKSMAAKLRSEAANLEASQKQQIADAAERAFRKFDTNQDGEISLAELKAGLEKNLKMELSETRVKMLMHDFDKTGDGTLKLEEFVTVEQFRNKLDALARDEKAQALQAKRAAQQEEEASKFLQARLDMINDRAPTTQDKLISVLPYLFPLLDGLQFARFLVLENPDNPISGIIALSYALYRSIPFGGFIAFFALSFLSGNPTINRLIRYNMQQAIFLDIALFFPGLIAAVFSLVGGGKFLPQGVTEIGSDVMFVTLLATLGYCTVSSLLGGTPDKIPIISEAVNARIPTVDMFDVQGRFTPKRTDSPNAETDEDDERKKDKKD is encoded by the coding sequence ATGAATTTATCCACGAGGCAGACTGCCTTATTGCTGGCCGTActgacgacaacgaccgaCGCGTTCGCCCCGTCTCGGTCAGCTACCGCAACGTTCCGAGCGATTGTAACGTCGCCCAAATTCGGAATAGTTCCGAAAGTCCCACTCCGATCCGCTCCCGTTCTTAAATCCGCCGatacggacgacgaagagatCGAACGACTCAAGTCCATGGCGGCCAAACTGCGTTCGGAGGCAGCCAATTTGGAAGCCTCGCAAAAACAGCAAATTGCCGACGCCGCTGAACGAGCCTTTCGCAAGTTCGATACCAACCAAGACGGCGAGATCTCGCTGGCAGAACTAAAAGCTGGACTCGAAAAGAACCTCAAAATGGAACTTTCAGAGACCCGGGTCAAAATGCTTATGCATGATTTCGACAAGACGGGCGATGGGACGCTTAAATTGGAAGAATTCGTGACTGTCGAACAGTTTCGCAATAAACTTGACGCCTTGGCGCGGGACGAAAAGGCGCAGGCTCTGCAAGCAAAGCGAGCGgcacaacaagaagaagaggctTCCAAGTTTCTGCAGGCCCGTCTCGATATGATTAACGACCGCGCACCCACCACGCAAGACAAGCTAATCTCGGTATTACCGTACCTATTTCCACTCCTGGATGGTCTCCAGTTTGCCCGCTTTCTCGTTCTGGAAAACCCCGACAATCCGATCTCCGGAATTATTGCGCTTTCGTACGCCTTGTACCGGAGTATCCCGTTTGGAGGTTTTATTGCTTTTTTTGCGCTTTCCTTCTTGTCCGGGAACCCCACCATCAACCGTTTGATCCGTTACAATATGCAGCAGGCCATCTTTTTGGACATTGCCTTGTTCTTCCCCGGATTGATCGCTGCCGTTTTCAGTTTAGTGGGGGGTGGAAAGTTCTTGCCACAGGGTGTGACGGAGATTGGTTCCGACGTCATGTTCGTTACGCTGCTCGCCACACTGGGGTACTGTACCGTGAGTTCGCTCTTGGGCGGCACGCCCGACAAGATCCCCATCATTAGCGAAGCCGTCAATGCCCGTATACCGACGGTGGACATGTTCGACGTCCAAGGTCGCTTTACTCCGAAACGTACTGATTCACCGAATGCCGAAaccgacgaagatgacgaacgcaaaaaggacaagaaggATTAG
- the 6PGDH gene encoding 6-phosphogluconate dehydrogenase (putative splice variant of Protein ID 26934, Phatr2/chr_6:869375-871526, signal peptide predicted at N-terminus, supported by minority of ESTs~Alternative splicing variant 1) yields MFLTILLFAAFCTTTLESIQTLSTNEINRMSCDIGLYGLAVMGQNFALNMASHGFTVAVCNRSPSKVDTTVQRAKDEGDLPLIGTKSPEEFISKLSKPRKVVILVQAGKPVDLTIEAISEFMEEGDVIIDGGNEWFPNQIRRHEELEKKGIMFIGMGISGGEEGARNGPSLMPGGPRKAYDLIEPIIMKCAAKAGDPEEPCTGYCGPIGAGNYVKMVHNGIEYGDMQLIGEVYDILKNIVGMGNDEMATLFEDWNSGDLESYLIEITAKILARKDDLTDDGYVVDKILDKTGMKGTGRWTVQEAAEQSVAAPLIAASLDSRYISGRKEERVAASKVLQGPSNEMPQVDKDQILSDLQQALYCAKVTSYAQGMGIIQAASDKNEWDVDLSLCAKMWRGGCIIRASLLSKITAAFEKNKDLQNLLVDETFAEEINARQMAWRRVVSLGVASGIATPALSAALSYFDQYRRDRLPANLIQAQRDFFGGHTYNRVDRDGTFHCLWDETHKDIGDLTGRTAGEL; encoded by the exons ATGTTCCTCACAATCCTACTGTTTGCCGCTTTCTGCACGACAACTTTAGAATCTATTCAAACACTTTCCACCAACGAGATAAACAGGATGAGCTGCGATATTGGTCTTTACGGTCTTGCTGTCATGGGACAGAATTTTGCGCTCAATATG GCGTCGCACGGGTTCACCGTTGCCGTTTGCAACCGCTCGCCCTCCAAAGTCGATACGACGGTCCAACGCGCCAAGGACGAAGGCGATTTGCCCTTGATCGGTACCAAATCTCCCGAAGAATTTATTTCCAAACTCAGCAAGCCTCGGAAAGTCGTCATTCTCGTCCAAGCCGGAAAACCTGTCGATTTGACCATCGAAGCGATCAGCGAATTCATGGAAGAAGGGGATGTCATTATTGACGGAGGCAACGAATGGTTCCCGAATCAGATTCGTCGTcacgaagaattggaaaagaaggGTATCATGTTCATCGGCATGGGAATTTCTGGTGGCGAAGAAGGAGCCCGCAACGGACCTTCTCTCATGCCTGGCGGTCCCCGAAAGGCGTACGACTTGATTGAACCCATCATCATGAAGTGTGCCGCCAAGGCTGGGGATCCGGAAGAACCCTGCACGGGTTATTGCGGACCAATCGGAGCGGGCAATTACGTCAAAATGGTGCACAACGGTATCGAATACGGCGACATGCAGTTGATTGGAGAGGTCTACGATATTCTAAAG AATATTGTCGGTATGGGCAACGATGAAATGGCCACACTCTTTGAAGACTGGAACTCTGGTGATCTCGAGTCGTACCTCATTGAAATCACGGCCAAGATTTTGGCTCGCAAGGACGATTTGACCGACGACGGATACGTGGTGGACAAGATTCTTGACAAGACAGGAATGAAAGGTACTGGCCGTTGGACGGTACAAGAAGCTGCCGAACAGAGTGTTGCAGCCCCTCTCATTGCAGCTTCCCTCGATAGTCGCTACATTTCCGGCCGCAAGGAAGAACGTGTCGCTGCCAGCAAAGTCCTCCAGGGACCATCCAACGAAATGCCGCAAGTCGACAAGGATCAAATCTTGTCGGATCTGCAGCAAGCGTTGTACTGCGCCAAGGTAACTTCGTATGCGCAGGGAATGGGAATCATCCAGGCCGCGTCCGACAAGAACGAGTGGGACGTCGACCTCTCCCTCTGTGCCAAAATGTGGCGTGGAGGCTGCATCATTCGCGCGAGCTTGTTGAGCAAGATCACGGCCGCCTTTGAAAAGAACAAGGACTTGCAGAATTTGTTGGTGGACGAAACGTTTGCTGAAGAAATCAACGCAAGGCAGATGGCTTGGCGCCGCGTGGTTTCTTTGGGCGTCGCTAGCGGTATCGCTACCCCGGCCTTGTCCGCTGCTCTTTCCTACTTTGACCAGTACCGTCGTGATCGCTTGCCGGCCAACCTGATTCAAGCGCAGCGCGATTTCTTTGGCGGACACACTTACAATCGTGTCGATCGTGATGGCACTTTTCATTGCTTGTGGGACGAAACGCACAAGGATATTGGTGATTTGACGGGCCGCACCGCGGGTGAGCTCTAG